In a genomic window of Shouchella clausii:
- the mnmA gene encoding tRNA 2-thiouridine(34) synthase MnmA: protein MKKREDTRVVVGMSGGVDSSVTALLLKEQGYDVIGIFMKNWDDSNDSGFCSATEDYEDVERVAQQLGIPYYAVNFEKQYWDKVFTYFLDEYKAGRTPNPDVMCNKEIKFKAFLNHAISLGADYVATGHYAQLQEMDGEYRLIKGADANKDQTYFLNALSQKQLSKVMFPLGHLQKAEVRKIAAEAELATATKKDSTGICFIGERDFKEFLQTFLPAQPGRMETMDGIDKGQHDGLMYYTLGQRQGLGIGGAGEPWFVIDKDLERNVLIVGQGYHHPGLYSDGLWATDMNWIAKEERTSPFTCKAKFRYRQEDQGVTVFPKEDGRAFIQFDQPQRAITPGQAVVLYEGDRCIGGGVIDKIHRENA from the coding sequence ATGAAAAAACGAGAAGATACACGTGTCGTTGTCGGCATGTCTGGAGGTGTGGACTCTTCTGTAACGGCTTTGCTTTTGAAAGAACAAGGCTATGATGTCATTGGCATTTTTATGAAAAACTGGGATGATAGCAATGATTCAGGCTTTTGTTCGGCAACAGAAGATTATGAAGACGTTGAGCGAGTAGCGCAACAGCTAGGCATTCCATACTACGCAGTTAATTTTGAGAAACAATACTGGGATAAAGTGTTTACGTATTTTCTAGATGAATATAAAGCGGGCCGAACGCCAAATCCTGACGTCATGTGCAACAAAGAAATTAAGTTTAAAGCATTCTTAAACCATGCGATTTCCCTTGGCGCTGATTATGTCGCGACTGGCCATTATGCCCAGTTGCAGGAAATGGACGGGGAATATAGGTTAATAAAAGGCGCAGACGCTAATAAAGACCAGACGTATTTTTTAAATGCACTTAGCCAAAAACAACTGTCAAAAGTGATGTTCCCTCTTGGCCATTTGCAAAAAGCAGAAGTGCGAAAAATCGCTGCTGAGGCAGAGCTTGCAACAGCAACGAAAAAAGACAGCACAGGCATTTGTTTTATTGGCGAGCGGGATTTTAAAGAATTTCTGCAAACCTTTCTCCCAGCACAACCAGGGCGGATGGAAACAATGGACGGCATTGATAAAGGGCAGCACGATGGGCTTATGTACTATACGCTCGGCCAGCGTCAAGGGCTTGGCATTGGTGGGGCTGGTGAGCCGTGGTTTGTCATTGACAAAGACTTGGAACGAAATGTACTCATTGTTGGTCAAGGCTATCATCATCCAGGACTATACTCGGATGGACTATGGGCTACTGACATGAACTGGATTGCCAAGGAAGAAAGAACGAGCCCATTTACATGCAAAGCAAAATTTCGGTATCGTCAAGAAGACCAAGGCGTTACCGTATTTCCGAAGGAAGATGGCCGTGCGTTTATTCAGTTTGACCAGCCACAACGCGCGATTACGCCAGGACAAGCAGTTGTGTTGTATGAAGGAGATCGTTGCATTGGTGGCGGCGTGATTGACAAAATTCACCGGGAAAATGCGTAA
- a CDS encoding 5-methyltetrahydropteroyltriglutamate--homocysteine S-methyltransferase, with protein sequence MTSIAVKPPFRADHVGSLLRPERIHQARNECKEGTITAAQLHEMETQEIKRIVDKQIEIGLELVTDGEFRRRFWHTDFLEHLNGVEGYVPDVGYIFQGNEETERYNVRNVGKISFNHDHPHVKDFIEFNEIVGGRAVAKQTIPSPNQLFNIGIRDETIYPDIEEYAKDIIQAYRDAVNAFYEAGCRYLQFDDVYIAGLSSPDIPFNDGAYSREYLIDLALRVVNGVLEEKPDDLVVTTHLCRGNYRSNWAFEGSYALIAPTLFAKEKVNGFFLEYDDDRSGDFKPLEHIPNGGARVVLGLLTSKNGELEDKESIIARIKEATQYVPLEQLCLSPQCGFASTHHGNLLTEEQQWAKLKYIVDIAKEVWG encoded by the coding sequence ATGACAAGCATTGCTGTAAAACCACCATTTAGGGCAGACCACGTTGGCAGTTTACTGCGGCCCGAACGTATCCACCAAGCGAGAAATGAATGTAAGGAAGGCACCATTACTGCGGCGCAATTGCATGAAATGGAGACGCAAGAAATCAAACGAATCGTCGATAAGCAAATTGAAATTGGCTTGGAGTTGGTGACGGACGGAGAATTTAGACGCCGTTTTTGGCATACTGATTTCCTCGAACATTTGAACGGCGTAGAAGGATATGTCCCTGATGTTGGCTATATTTTCCAAGGCAATGAAGAAACGGAAAGATACAACGTCCGAAACGTAGGAAAAATTTCATTTAACCATGATCATCCCCATGTAAAAGACTTTATTGAATTTAATGAGATTGTCGGAGGGCGTGCAGTCGCTAAGCAAACCATTCCGAGCCCAAATCAATTGTTTAATATTGGCATTCGTGATGAAACGATCTACCCTGATATTGAGGAATACGCAAAAGATATTATTCAAGCCTACCGTGATGCCGTGAACGCTTTCTACGAGGCAGGTTGTCGTTATTTGCAATTTGATGATGTCTATATTGCAGGCCTTTCGTCACCTGACATTCCATTTAATGATGGAGCATACTCAAGAGAATATTTAATCGATTTAGCACTCCGTGTCGTAAATGGCGTTTTGGAAGAAAAACCAGACGATCTCGTTGTGACGACTCACCTTTGCCGTGGGAACTACCGGTCTAACTGGGCTTTTGAAGGCAGTTACGCCCTTATTGCTCCGACTTTATTTGCTAAAGAAAAAGTGAATGGTTTCTTTTTAGAGTACGATGACGATCGTTCTGGAGACTTTAAACCGCTGGAGCATATTCCGAACGGCGGGGCCCGCGTTGTTCTTGGACTTCTTACCTCTAAAAATGGGGAATTAGAAGATAAAGAATCAATCATTGCCCGCATTAAAGAAGCAACCCAATATGTACCGCTAGAACAACTGTGTTTAAGCCCTCAATGTGGCTTTGCTTCCACTCATCATGGAAACCTTTTAACCGAGGAACAACAGTGGGCAAAATTAAAATATATCGTTGATATTGCCAAAGAAGTTTGGGGATAA
- a CDS encoding homoserine dehydrogenase: MKIGIIGFGTVGTGIYERITSTQRALQQMVSDRIELVSILVKDQSKHRQSEGAKLVTSSWDLFREAATYDVVFEVTNVVEPARTYTESLLAEGVSVVTANKKLVALHGKELEGVALSSGAYYGYDAAVCGAIPIVNVLQSVLATTVIEGVSGILNGTTNFILTEMDSGKTYQQALDEAQRLGYAETDPTSDVEGYDALYKLTLLARLCFGQWVDISAFERQGISGIEPWHIRVAKENQFALKLVGTSFLQQDGSITGTVKPAFVKETHLLAGVNGVANGVLLQGKDIQQLFFAGPGAGQEATANSAVEDFILHEKGNRLRRTVLSQPASNMPQLQKQLWFVPTGADVSDVSSNIHVWQRRREKEGDVLLVTAPHVEIPYQSYQVIGAEHVFKQEQAHAL, translated from the coding sequence GTGAAAATAGGCATTATTGGATTTGGGACAGTAGGGACTGGCATTTACGAGCGCATCACCAGTACACAAAGAGCCCTCCAACAAATGGTAAGTGATCGGATTGAACTTGTGTCCATTTTAGTAAAAGATCAGTCTAAGCATAGGCAAAGCGAAGGGGCCAAACTCGTTACGTCATCATGGGATCTTTTCCGGGAGGCTGCTACATATGATGTTGTGTTTGAAGTAACAAATGTTGTCGAACCGGCCAGAACATATACGGAAAGCTTGCTAGCAGAAGGCGTATCTGTAGTGACAGCCAATAAGAAGCTTGTCGCCTTACACGGTAAAGAACTAGAGGGGGTTGCCCTTTCATCTGGTGCCTATTACGGCTACGACGCTGCCGTTTGTGGAGCGATCCCGATTGTGAATGTGCTGCAAAGCGTATTGGCAACAACGGTGATTGAGGGAGTATCAGGCATTTTAAACGGCACAACCAACTTTATTCTCACTGAAATGGACAGTGGCAAAACCTATCAACAAGCTCTAGATGAAGCGCAGCGGCTTGGCTATGCAGAAACAGACCCGACGTCCGATGTAGAAGGCTATGACGCCCTTTATAAGTTAACTTTGCTGGCGCGTCTTTGTTTTGGTCAATGGGTCGACATATCGGCATTTGAACGCCAAGGAATTAGCGGGATTGAACCATGGCATATACGGGTGGCAAAAGAAAACCAGTTTGCCTTAAAGCTTGTTGGCACCTCTTTTTTACAACAAGACGGCAGCATAACTGGTACTGTGAAGCCTGCTTTTGTGAAGGAAACGCATCTATTAGCGGGCGTAAACGGTGTGGCCAATGGCGTTCTATTACAAGGAAAAGACATTCAGCAACTGTTTTTTGCTGGCCCAGGTGCAGGGCAAGAGGCAACAGCTAATAGCGCTGTCGAAGACTTTATTCTACACGAGAAAGGCAACCGTCTGCGTAGGACCGTCCTTTCCCAGCCTGCATCGAATATGCCTCAGCTGCAAAAGCAGCTTTGGTTTGTACCTACTGGAGCTGATGTCAGTGACGTTTCCAGCAATATTCATGTGTGGCAACGCCGCCGCGAAAAAGAGGGCGATGTCCTTTTAGTGACGGCACCACATGTAGAAATTCCTTATCAGTCGTATCAAGTAATCGGTGCGGAGCATGTATTTAAACAGGAACAGGCACATGCTTTATGA
- the recD2 gene encoding SF1B family DNA helicase RecD2, with translation MGIVGEKTLEKGFVKGKVVHVLFRNEENDYTVAMTRIEKTNEQIEGHKITVVGHLPELEVEETYLFFGQVAEHPRFGLQYKVETFRRDLPQTKSGIIRFLSSDRFPGVGKKTAEAIVDALGERAISAIIEDRTVLNNIPKLKEDTATMLYNQLLEQQGAEQVIIQLSQYGFGTELSMSVYRTYKLQALDIIRTNPYLLIQDVEGVGFRRADQLGAAIGLTGNHPERLRAGLLYLLRECCMQQGHLYLHKEALITEGAALLSSPNVQIEASELDAILIEMNEEGMLVREEDRVYMKSLYYAEKGIATNIRRILSQELTQEFTEAEIEKTLGHIEETHAVTYSNTQKEAIATALRSPLLLLTGGPGTGKTTVIKGIVEAYAALHGLSLEVSAYKNKSLPLKLTAPTGRASKRMAEATELPASTIHSLLGWKGSATGFEKGDHEQLEGELLIVDEMSMVDAWVANQLFKAIPKGMQVVLVGDENQLPSVGPGQVLKDLLEADVIPTIQLKDIYRQAEGSSIIELAHSMKDGVLPSDFLTKKADRVFFPCQPNQVQQAVWQICENAMKKGYSAKEIQVLAPMYRGQAGINELNTMLQSLFNPAKEGRRELPFGDVVFRKGDMVLQLVNNPEEGVYNGDRGEIVAVFYAKETTEKKDQLVVSFDGLEVTYEKKDFSQLTHAYCCSIHKAQGSEFPIVVMPVVSSYMRMLRRNLLYTGITRAKQYLLLCGDRKTMEQAIKHADEHRHSKLKERLQQLLSRTGNVHRG, from the coding sequence ATGGGTATTGTTGGCGAAAAAACGCTGGAGAAAGGTTTTGTTAAAGGAAAAGTCGTTCATGTGTTGTTTCGCAATGAAGAAAACGACTATACAGTGGCGATGACGCGGATTGAAAAGACGAATGAACAAATTGAAGGACACAAAATAACAGTTGTCGGCCACTTGCCTGAACTGGAAGTAGAGGAGACCTATTTATTTTTCGGGCAAGTCGCTGAACATCCACGCTTTGGCCTCCAATACAAAGTGGAAACGTTTAGGCGTGATTTGCCACAGACGAAAAGCGGAATTATTCGGTTTTTGTCAAGCGATCGTTTTCCTGGCGTTGGCAAAAAGACAGCAGAAGCGATTGTCGACGCACTCGGTGAAAGGGCGATTTCAGCTATTATTGAAGACCGAACGGTATTAAACAACATTCCGAAGCTAAAAGAAGATACAGCGACGATGCTTTATAACCAACTTCTTGAGCAACAAGGTGCAGAGCAAGTCATTATCCAGCTGTCCCAATACGGGTTTGGCACAGAGTTGTCAATGAGTGTTTACCGAACGTACAAATTGCAAGCACTTGATATCATCCGTACCAACCCGTATTTGCTCATTCAGGATGTGGAAGGAGTCGGCTTTCGCCGCGCAGACCAATTAGGGGCGGCGATTGGCTTAACTGGGAACCATCCAGAGCGTTTGCGGGCGGGGCTGCTTTATTTGCTCCGGGAATGTTGTATGCAACAAGGCCATTTATACTTGCACAAAGAAGCGCTCATTACAGAAGGGGCTGCATTATTATCGAGCCCCAACGTCCAAATTGAAGCTTCCGAGCTTGATGCCATCCTCATCGAAATGAATGAAGAGGGCATGCTCGTTCGTGAAGAAGATCGCGTCTACATGAAGTCATTGTATTATGCAGAAAAAGGAATTGCCACCAACATCCGCCGAATTTTAAGTCAAGAACTGACACAAGAATTCACTGAAGCAGAAATCGAAAAAACACTCGGGCATATTGAGGAAACACATGCTGTTACCTATTCAAACACGCAAAAAGAAGCGATTGCTACTGCTCTTCGATCTCCGCTGTTGTTGCTGACAGGTGGGCCAGGAACAGGAAAGACTACGGTCATTAAAGGAATTGTTGAAGCTTATGCTGCGCTTCATGGGCTTTCTCTTGAAGTGTCTGCTTACAAAAATAAATCTTTGCCCCTTAAGTTGACAGCGCCCACTGGTCGAGCCAGCAAACGGATGGCTGAAGCAACGGAACTGCCTGCAAGCACGATACACAGCTTGCTCGGCTGGAAAGGCAGTGCGACCGGCTTTGAAAAAGGCGACCATGAACAGCTTGAAGGGGAACTGTTAATTGTCGATGAGATGTCGATGGTCGATGCCTGGGTTGCAAACCAGTTATTTAAAGCGATCCCCAAAGGCATGCAAGTCGTGTTAGTTGGGGATGAAAACCAGTTGCCTTCTGTAGGGCCTGGCCAAGTATTAAAAGATCTTTTAGAAGCAGACGTTATTCCAACGATCCAATTAAAGGACATTTACAGGCAAGCTGAAGGCTCTTCCATCATTGAGCTTGCCCATTCGATGAAGGATGGCGTGCTTCCAAGTGATTTTTTAACGAAAAAGGCAGACCGCGTCTTTTTTCCTTGCCAGCCGAACCAAGTGCAACAAGCAGTTTGGCAAATTTGTGAAAACGCCATGAAGAAAGGCTACAGTGCTAAAGAGATCCAAGTACTGGCACCCATGTACCGAGGGCAGGCAGGGATCAATGAATTAAACACGATGCTTCAGTCCTTATTTAATCCGGCAAAAGAAGGCCGTCGAGAGCTGCCATTTGGGGATGTTGTTTTTCGCAAAGGCGATATGGTGCTCCAGCTAGTCAACAATCCAGAGGAAGGCGTATACAACGGCGATAGAGGGGAAATTGTTGCTGTTTTTTATGCTAAAGAGACGACGGAAAAAAAAGATCAGTTAGTGGTTTCCTTTGACGGACTGGAAGTCACCTATGAGAAAAAAGACTTTTCACAGCTAACCCATGCCTATTGCTGTTCTATCCATAAAGCACAAGGAAGCGAATTTCCGATTGTGGTGATGCCAGTCGTGTCGAGCTACATGCGCATGCTGAGGCGGAACTTGCTTTATACAGGCATTACCAGGGCCAAGCAGTATTTGCTCTTATGTGGCGATCGGAAAACGATGGAACAGGCGATTAAACATGCAGACGAGCACCGCCATTCCAAATTAAAGGAGCGCCTTCAACAATTGCTTTCACGTACTGGTAACGTTCACCGGGGATAG
- a CDS encoding cysteine desulfurase family protein — protein MKQIYLDHAATSVLHPQALEAMMPYFSTVFGNPSSIHQFGRQAKQALMEARESIASLLSANNNEVLFTSGGTEANNLALIGFARANREKGTHIITSEIEHHAVLHTLEELAKEGFSITKLPVNENGQISLAQLKNALTEETILVSIMFANNEVGTVQPIKEIGELLKGHQAALHSDAVQAAGLYELNTDELGVDLMTIASHKLNGPKGIGCLFVREGIELEPLLHGGEQERKRRAGTENVAGAVGFAQAFNQAYAEREQRRQSYKLYRTMFFETMERRGVAVLENGESGERLDHILNVCFPGASTEPLLMKLDLQGIAASGGSACTAGTLQPSHVIQAMYGKDSHRVKEAIRFSFGITNSKEELAYAFEQIADCVLSEQGKKAFIE, from the coding sequence ATGAAGCAAATTTATTTAGACCATGCAGCCACATCAGTGTTGCATCCCCAAGCGTTGGAAGCGATGATGCCTTATTTTTCTACGGTTTTTGGTAATCCATCAAGCATCCATCAGTTTGGACGCCAAGCGAAACAAGCGTTAATGGAAGCCCGTGAATCGATTGCGTCATTGCTAAGCGCCAACAACAATGAGGTGCTATTTACGAGCGGCGGTACAGAAGCGAACAATTTGGCGCTTATTGGCTTTGCCCGTGCCAACCGTGAGAAAGGCACGCATATCATCACCTCAGAAATTGAACATCATGCTGTCCTGCATACGCTTGAGGAATTGGCAAAGGAAGGGTTTTCGATAACAAAGCTGCCTGTCAATGAAAATGGACAAATTTCGCTTGCGCAATTGAAAAATGCGTTAACCGAAGAAACGATCCTTGTCTCCATCATGTTTGCGAACAATGAAGTTGGCACAGTCCAACCGATTAAAGAAATTGGCGAGCTGCTAAAAGGGCATCAAGCAGCCCTTCATTCCGATGCTGTTCAAGCAGCTGGGCTATATGAACTCAATACAGACGAGCTCGGCGTAGATTTGATGACCATTGCAAGCCATAAGCTAAACGGGCCAAAAGGGATTGGCTGTTTGTTTGTACGAGAAGGCATCGAATTAGAACCGCTGTTGCATGGGGGCGAGCAAGAACGGAAACGCAGGGCAGGCACAGAAAATGTCGCTGGCGCTGTTGGTTTTGCTCAAGCTTTCAACCAAGCATACGCTGAACGTGAGCAGCGTCGCCAAAGCTACAAATTATACAGGACGATGTTTTTTGAAACGATGGAGCGGCGCGGCGTAGCAGTGCTGGAAAATGGCGAGAGCGGAGAACGGCTTGATCACATTTTAAACGTTTGTTTTCCAGGTGCGTCTACAGAACCGCTTTTGATGAAATTAGACTTGCAAGGCATTGCTGCGTCTGGAGGTTCTGCTTGCACGGCAGGGACGCTTCAACCTTCCCATGTCATTCAAGCGATGTATGGAAAAGATAGCCATCGTGTTAAAGAAGCGATCCGCTTTAGTTTTGGCATTACCAATTCAAAGGAAGAGTTGGCTTATGCGTTTGAGCAAATTGCAGATTGCGTCTTGTCTGAGCAAGGGAAAAAGGCGTTCATTGAATAG
- a CDS encoding replication-associated recombination protein A — protein MKRQPLAYRMRPTSVEEVIGQHSLLGEGMMLSRMIKANQLSSMVLYGPPGTGKTSIARAIAGSSGMHFRMLNATVHHKKDMETAVEEAKMYGSLLLILDEVHRLDKAKQDFLLPHLESGLLLLIGATTANPYHSINPAIRSRCHIFELEQLEPDDIEKALRRALADEERGLGHEKIDIAPEALRHLALACGGDVRAALNALELAVLSTPKQSDGTRSVTLRSAEQSIQKKSIQHDKDGDAHYDVLSAFQKSIRGSDVNASLHYLARLLEAGDLISIHRRLLVIAYEDISLANPQAGPRTLAAIEASERLGLPEARIPLANAVVELALSPKSNSAYKALDAAIDAVRKGGSGEVPRHLKDAHYKGAQQLGRGSDYKYPHNYADGWVKQQYLPDKIAHHRYYEPKQTGKFEQALSEMYKRRS, from the coding sequence ATGAAAAGACAACCGTTGGCCTATCGCATGCGCCCTACTTCTGTCGAAGAAGTGATTGGCCAGCATTCCTTGCTTGGCGAAGGCATGATGTTATCGAGAATGATTAAAGCGAACCAGCTTTCTTCCATGGTGCTTTATGGTCCGCCAGGTACAGGAAAAACGTCAATTGCCCGAGCGATTGCAGGGTCGAGCGGCATGCATTTCCGCATGTTGAACGCAACTGTCCATCATAAAAAAGATATGGAGACGGCTGTCGAGGAAGCCAAGATGTATGGCTCGCTCCTTTTAATATTAGATGAAGTGCATCGACTTGATAAAGCAAAGCAAGACTTTTTGCTCCCCCATTTAGAGAGCGGTCTATTGCTTTTAATCGGCGCCACTACGGCCAATCCTTACCATTCGATCAACCCAGCGATTCGTAGCCGCTGCCATATTTTTGAATTGGAACAGCTTGAACCTGATGATATCGAAAAAGCGCTGCGCCGTGCCCTCGCAGACGAAGAAAGAGGCTTAGGCCATGAAAAAATCGATATCGCGCCTGAAGCACTCCGCCATTTGGCATTGGCTTGCGGCGGTGATGTCCGCGCTGCCCTTAATGCGCTTGAGCTCGCTGTCCTCTCCACGCCTAAACAGTCAGATGGCACACGCTCTGTCACACTCCGTTCCGCCGAACAGAGTATCCAGAAAAAAAGCATTCAACATGACAAAGATGGCGATGCCCATTATGACGTGCTGTCTGCTTTTCAAAAGTCCATCCGCGGAAGCGACGTGAACGCGAGTCTTCACTACTTGGCACGCTTGTTAGAAGCAGGCGACCTTATTAGCATCCATCGCCGTCTGCTCGTCATCGCCTATGAAGACATTAGCCTTGCCAATCCCCAAGCTGGGCCGCGAACGCTTGCAGCCATTGAAGCATCAGAAAGGCTCGGACTGCCTGAAGCACGCATTCCTCTTGCCAACGCTGTAGTTGAACTTGCCCTTTCTCCAAAAAGCAACAGTGCCTATAAAGCACTTGATGCCGCAATTGACGCGGTGCGAAAAGGTGGCAGTGGCGAAGTTCCTCGCCATTTAAAAGATGCGCATTATAAAGGAGCGCAACAATTAGGTAGAGGCAGCGACTATAAATACCCTCATAACTATGCAGATGGTTGGGTCAAACAACAGTATTTGCCAGACAAAATTGCCCATCACCGTTATTATGAGCCAAAGCAAACAGGGAAATTCGAACAAGCGCTTAGCGAAATGTACAAAAGACGAAGCTAA
- a CDS encoding RsfA family transcriptional regulator, with amino-acid sequence MKTRQDAWSHEDDVLLAETVLTHIKEGSTQLKAFDEVGDALNRTSAACGFRWNAVVRQKYLKQIDSAKRERKERKRALSASYFSQARIGKTESPSRAFYQTATGDGGAVTLESIIGQLKQLAQTEPASSRLELENKQLRAQLEEKTAKLNELETKLQRNKQEHSMIEEDYQSLISIMNRARRLAILEEDEQDHPAFRMDANGNLEKLSK; translated from the coding sequence ATGAAAACGAGACAAGATGCATGGTCCCATGAAGATGATGTGCTTCTTGCTGAGACTGTATTAACTCATATTAAAGAAGGAAGTACACAGCTAAAGGCATTTGACGAGGTTGGGGATGCTTTAAACCGCACCTCTGCAGCATGTGGGTTTAGATGGAATGCTGTTGTACGGCAAAAATACTTAAAGCAAATCGATTCCGCCAAACGGGAACGAAAAGAACGGAAACGAGCGCTTTCAGCCAGTTATTTCTCTCAAGCTCGTATTGGAAAAACAGAAAGCCCGTCTAGAGCGTTTTACCAAACAGCAACAGGAGATGGTGGCGCAGTGACGCTTGAATCTATTATTGGCCAACTCAAACAGTTAGCGCAAACCGAACCTGCGTCATCACGCTTAGAATTAGAGAACAAACAGTTGCGTGCTCAATTGGAAGAAAAGACCGCTAAATTAAACGAGCTAGAAACAAAGCTACAACGAAATAAACAAGAACATAGTATGATTGAAGAAGATTACCAGTCGTTGATTTCGATTATGAACAGGGCACGCCGCCTTGCGATCTTGGAAGAAGACGAACAGGACCATCCTGCTTTTCGGATGGATGCTAACGGAAACTTAGAGAAACTATCAAAATAA
- a CDS encoding tRNA threonylcarbamoyladenosine dehydratase yields the protein MLHQFSRNELAIGHDGLERLKGSTVAVLGVGGVGSFSAEALARSGVGKIVLVDKDDVDITNVNRQIHALLSTVGKPKVDLMAARISDINPNCEVITRKMFYTEETYESFFSHKLDFVIDASDTISYKIHLIKQCKLRGIPIISSMGVANKMDPTRLRIADISETSYDPIAKVIRTRLRKEGIHKGVNVVFSDEEPIQIREDIRKEIVPETAEQGNIRKAKLPPSSNAFVPSVSGLIMAGHVITRLLEGIEINRRS from the coding sequence ATGTTGCACCAGTTTTCAAGAAATGAGTTAGCGATCGGCCATGATGGGCTGGAGCGCCTAAAAGGCAGTACAGTTGCTGTGCTAGGGGTAGGAGGAGTCGGATCCTTTTCGGCAGAAGCGCTAGCCCGTTCTGGCGTCGGTAAAATTGTGCTCGTTGATAAAGACGATGTCGATATTACGAATGTAAATCGCCAGATCCATGCATTGCTATCAACAGTTGGCAAGCCGAAAGTTGATTTGATGGCTGCGCGGATAAGTGACATCAACCCAAATTGTGAAGTAATTACAAGAAAGATGTTTTATACCGAGGAAACGTATGAATCGTTTTTTTCACATAAACTTGACTTCGTCATTGATGCCAGCGACACCATTTCTTATAAAATCCATTTGATTAAACAATGTAAGCTGCGGGGCATTCCGATTATATCCAGCATGGGAGTCGCCAATAAAATGGATCCAACTCGCTTAAGGATTGCGGATATTTCCGAAACAAGCTATGACCCCATTGCAAAAGTAATTCGTACGAGGTTACGAAAAGAGGGGATTCATAAAGGCGTCAATGTTGTTTTTTCAGATGAGGAACCGATCCAAATTAGGGAAGACATCCGTAAGGAAATTGTACCTGAAACGGCTGAACAAGGAAACATCCGCAAAGCGAAACTACCGCCGTCTTCAAATGCATTCGTGCCGTCTGTATCAGGCTTGATCATGGCAGGACATGTCATCACTCGTTTACTAGAAGGCATAGAAATTAACCGACGCTCTTAA
- the cymR gene encoding cysteine metabolism transcriptional regulator CymR — protein sequence MKISTKGRYGLTIMMALAKKSGEGPVSLKSIAKEYKLSEHYLEQLIAPLRNAMLVKSVRGAYGGYMLAKDAEDITAGDIIRVLEGPISPVEVLEDEEPAKRDLWIKIRDAVKDVLDKTTLADLANFKEDGEQEYYMFYI from the coding sequence GTGAAAATTTCGACAAAGGGACGTTATGGATTGACGATTATGATGGCACTCGCTAAGAAATCAGGAGAAGGGCCTGTTTCCTTGAAATCTATTGCTAAGGAATATAAACTATCAGAGCATTATTTGGAGCAATTGATTGCGCCGCTCCGCAATGCGATGCTCGTTAAAAGCGTTCGCGGTGCCTATGGTGGCTATATGCTGGCCAAAGATGCCGAGGATATTACAGCAGGCGATATTATTCGTGTGTTAGAAGGACCGATTAGTCCGGTTGAAGTGCTTGAAGACGAGGAGCCTGCCAAGCGCGATTTATGGATAAAAATACGGGACGCAGTCAAGGATGTGCTCGATAAAACCACTCTTGCCGATTTAGCCAATTTTAAGGAAGATGGAGAACAAGAGTATTATATGTTTTATATTTAA
- a CDS encoding tetratricopeptide repeat protein yields the protein MDNQAGIELMRKGNYEEAAKQFAAYIEENPKEPTGYINMGNLLAALKDFERALVFYERALELDRDATVAYYGIGCVHYQQENHQQAIKAFTEALTGGMNEADLFYMLGMSYYSDGKLAHAQANLSRAYELSGEDSEIVFQYGLCLAQLELLDEARPLFEKTIALDPSHADAYYNLGVVQAASDEAEAALASFNQALAHQPDHLLAGNGKRLIEATLEKG from the coding sequence ATGGATAATCAAGCAGGAATTGAGCTCATGCGAAAAGGGAACTATGAAGAAGCGGCAAAACAGTTTGCTGCCTACATTGAAGAAAATCCAAAAGAACCGACAGGGTATATCAACATGGGGAACTTGCTGGCAGCACTCAAAGATTTTGAGCGTGCGCTCGTTTTTTATGAGCGAGCACTGGAGCTCGACCGCGATGCGACTGTTGCCTATTACGGGATAGGCTGTGTCCATTATCAGCAGGAAAACCACCAGCAAGCGATTAAAGCGTTTACTGAAGCGCTTACTGGTGGCATGAATGAGGCAGACTTGTTTTACATGCTAGGCATGAGCTATTACAGCGATGGGAAGCTTGCTCATGCACAGGCTAACCTAAGCAGAGCTTATGAATTAAGTGGTGAAGACAGCGAAATTGTTTTTCAATATGGGCTATGCTTAGCCCAGCTTGAGCTGCTGGACGAAGCCCGCCCTTTGTTTGAAAAAACAATTGCCCTTGATCCTAGTCATGCTGATGCTTATTACAATTTAGGGGTTGTCCAGGCAGCGTCCGATGAAGCTGAAGCGGCACTTGCATCTTTTAACCAAGCGCTTGCACACCAACCGGACCATCTTCTTGCTGGCAACGGCAAAAGGCTTATTGAAGCGACACTTGAAAAAGGGTGA